Proteins found in one Gopherus flavomarginatus isolate rGopFla2 chromosome 18, rGopFla2.mat.asm, whole genome shotgun sequence genomic segment:
- the LOC127037117 gene encoding mRNA decay activator protein ZFP36L2-A-like has translation MPSDLLTPFVELDEPLCQAFLRLNVGEEPGPAARCPVGYQRAFSACPAAPSGSADPLEDALGASDALWSLPGQWGWAPALPRTSLQRIPFRAERSASVIEGCREGAAATSSRYKTELCRTYEESGVCKYGAKCQFAHGAGELRGLSRHPKYKTELCRTFHTAGFCPYGSRCHFIHNADEQRQPPRLGGRSPSFSRSASLSPSPPAPGSCHCRRPAREPPLAFPATATLGQDGAGGAPAAPDAFVFPGQLLLQRSPSSDSLSDQEDSGGSSGSESPGLGPSGRRLPIFSRLSISD, from the exons ATGCCCTCGGATCTGCTGACCCCCTTCGTGGAGCTGGACGAGCCTCTGTGCCAG GCCTTCCTGAGGCTGAACGTGGGGGAGGAGCCTGGCCCCGCGGCGAGATGCCCGGTGGGATACCAGCGCGCCTTCTCCGCCTGCCCAGCAGCACCGTCCGGCAGCGCTGATCCCCTGGAGGATGCCCTCGGTGCCTCGGATGCCCTCTGGTCTCTCCCCGGCCAGTGGGGCTGGGCCCCGGCGTTGCCCCGCACCAGCCTCCAGCGCATCCCATTCCGGGCGGAGCGCTCGGCCAGCGTAATCGAGGGCTGCCGGGAGGGGGCAGCGGCCACCTCGTCTCGCTACAAGACGGAGCTGTGCCGCACCTACGAGGAGAGCGGGGTCTGCAAGTACGGGGCCAAGTGCCAGTTCGCCCACGGGGCCGGGGAGCTGCGAGGCCTGAGCCGGCACCCCAAGTACAAGACAGAGCTGTGCCGGACCTTCCACACGGCCGGCTTCTGCCCCTATGGCTCCCGCTGCCACTTCATCCACAACGCCGACGAGCAGCGCCAGCCCCCGCGCCTGGGGGGCcgctccccctccttctcccgcAGTGCATCCCTGTCGCCCTCGCCACCCGCCCCCGGGTCCTGCCACTGCCGCCGCCCTGCCAGGGAGCCCCCCTTGGCCTTCCCGGCCACCGCCACTCTGGGCCAGGACGGAGCAGGTGGGGCCCCGGCTGCCCCCGATGCCTTCGTCTTCCCCGGGCAGCTGTTGCTGCAGAGGAGCCCTTCCTCCGACTCCCTCTCGGATCAGGAGGATTCGGGAGGCAGCAGCGGGTCGGAGTCCCCGGGACTGGGGCCCAGCGGGCGCCGGCTCCCCATCTTCAGTCGCCTGTCCATCTCCGACTAG
- the LOC127037155 gene encoding transmembrane protein 229B-like, protein MGGRAEPLSLLTRWYIYAIHGYFCEVMFTATWAFVAERDWKFQGVTSVWALFIYGTSSLVLERMYLLLRGRCPLLSRCLCYTLWIYLWEFATGYLLRRFDACPWDYSHFRYHLMGLVTLEYALFWFLGSLLLEKLIIGNTLRLRLERPGPTAAPTGRFAPRKDA, encoded by the coding sequence ATGGGCGGCCGGGCCGAGCCCCTGAGCCTCTTGACCCGCTGGTACATCTACGCCATCCACGGCTACTTCTGCGAGGTGATGTTCACGGCCACCTGGGCCTTCGTGGCCGAGCGGGACTGGAAGTTCCAGGGCGTCACCAGCGTCTGGGCCCTGTTCATCTACGGCACGTCCAGCCTGGTGCTGGAGCGGATGTACCTGCTGCTGCGGGGCCGCTGCCCACTGCTGAGCCGCTGCCTGTGTTACACCCTCTGGATCTACCTGTGGGAGTTTGCCACCGGCTACCTGCTGCGCCGGTTCGACGCCTGCCCCTGGGACTACAGCCACTTCCGCTACCACCTCATGGGGTTGGTGACGCTGGAGTACGCCCTGTTCTGGttcctgggctccctgctgctggagaagcTGATCATCGGGAACACCCTGCGGCTGCGGCTGGAGAGGCCCGGCCCCACGGCCGCCCCCACCGGCCGCTTCGCACCCCGCAAGGACGCCTGA